One genomic window of Octopus bimaculoides isolate UCB-OBI-ISO-001 chromosome 2, ASM119413v2, whole genome shotgun sequence includes the following:
- the LOC106884232 gene encoding uncharacterized protein LOC106884232 produces MINYKLLIFLLTVTTWIQTATSSALKTLPLPQFQSLKKFYPGYKQYGGKFNKLHLFTLIGCNESCQNKVLHDTSALRLSYALNQVGGVHSLGKTLIRLSTKGEDSVSGTDNKQYIFHPIAYGPYLADKYGYPNVSKLHATDPIQTMKKFYGKQGILRIITYVKQNNMPNGHVALWDCTHFHQSKNWLVSHELFTLEFWESPDSSCKLTDNYQWQDYYKKADPSDIGRKSSKSLRHKTHNKHKGSQRYQHLLQLVKSKQRSKKKHHQTLGS; encoded by the exons ATGATAAATTACAAGTTGCTAATATTTTTACTGACAGTCACTACATGGATACAGACTGCAACAAGTAGCGCACTAAAAACA ttaccACTACCACAGTTCCAGTCACTAAAGAAGTTCTACCCAGGGTATAAACAGTATGGTGGAAAATTCAACAAGCTCCATCTATTTACGCTGATAGGATGTAATGAATCGTGTCAAAATAAAGTTTTGCACGACACGAGTGCGTTACGCTTATCCTATGCGCTCAATCAGGTTGGTGGAGTCCACTCCTTGGGAAAAACACTTATTCGATTATCCACAAAAGGCGAGGACAGTGTGAGTGGCACAGATAATAAGCAGTATATCTTTCACCCCATTGCTTATGGACCATATTTAGCAGACAAATATGGTTACCCAAATGTTTCAAAGTTACATGCTACAGATCCCATACAGACAATGAAGAAATTCTATGGAAAACAGGGAATACTACGGATAATAACATATGTCAAGCAAAACAATATGCCTAACGGACATGTTGCATTGTGGGATTGTACACATTTCCACCAATCAAAAAACTGGTTAGTCAGTCatgaattatttacattggaATTCTGGGAATCTCCAG ACTCCAGCTGCAAACTGACAGATAACTATCAATGGCAAGATTACTATAAGAAAGCAGATCCATCTGACATCGGCAGAAAAAGTTCCAAATCTCTAAGACACAAAACCCACAATAAGCACAAAGGAAGCCAACGCTACCAACATCTTCTACAACTAGTTAAGAGTAAGCAACGGTCAAAGAAAAAGCACCACCAAACATTAGGTAGCTGA